AAACTTCTCCGTTTTCTTTAATCAAGAAATTACCGCGTGCGACTCGGATCGGCCCGTTTTCTCCCATCAAAGGAAAACCTTGAGGAGTGACTAGATAACCGTTCGTGTCCATCACGAAGGCCCCGCTTCTAGAAAGCCTTTCTCCTCGATTTGTCATAACGTTAAAAAAAGCGGGATGTTCGGTCCCGGGTCTGTCTTGCAGCATCAGGTCGAAAGGATTTTCGGTTTTTTTGACGGCTCCTTGTTCGAAGCGAGTGTAAACTTCGTTCACTTCACCGCCTAATCCGAGTTTACCGACAACGGGGGCGGTATCGAAAGAACCCATCGGAACTTTACCGACTCCGTCCTCGTCGAAACGATGGAGTAGCAGTTCGGGAAATGTCTTAAACACGGTTGTGTCTTTTTTAAATGCGGTTTTATCCACGTTTGCAAGATTGTTTGAAATCACATCCATCCGAGTTTGCTGAATGATCATTCCGTTTGCGCCTGTATACATTCCTCTAAGCATGTTTTTTCACCTGACCCTTATTCTAAGATCGGCGGTTTTAAAAAATCCGATAACAATTTTGAGGACATAAATTGGAAAAGGAAAAGGAATTTCATTATTTCCCGTATTGATTTGGAGAAATAAAAAGATCTGATTCTATATGAAATTTTATTTCTTGTTCGAAGGATTGACGGATATTATTTTATGAAACGTCATTTACTGATCTCTACATAATAGAGTGGCTAAAATTCCGCGTCTAAACGTGGGATTTGTGCTCAAATTAACGGTACTCTATTTTATAGGGATCATCAATACAAACGTGCTCACTCGTTACAGCAACGATGAGACTATTAAAATCTCTTTAGGGCATCTCGGTATCAAACTTAGGAGAAAATCGAACATTCCGGTTCGTATAAGCCGCCATGGGAAAACGTTTAAGATCGAATTTGAAGTTTCCGAATTGCCGTTCGGATGAGAATTGCGCTTTGCAAAGAAACTCGCAAAAACGTTTAAGTTCATCGGTTCATTTCTCAGGATAAATTGAGAACTCTGAAAAGAAGGATTAATTTCGAGTATTCTTGTCTTTCTTTAACTTTCCTTTTAATGTGATCAATA
The nucleotide sequence above comes from Leptospira weilii. Encoded proteins:
- a CDS encoding flagellar hook-basal body protein: MLRGMYTGANGMIIQQTRMDVISNNLANVDKTAFKKDTTVFKTFPELLLHRFDEDGVGKVPMGSFDTAPVVGKLGLGGEVNEVYTRFEQGAVKKTENPFDLMLQDRPGTEHPAFFNVMTNRGERLSRSGAFVMDTNGYLVTPQGFPLMGENGPIRVARGNFLIKENGEVWINGEIGNDPVNGTSIDKNRFETPVLLDRLKIRTVENPRHLDKEGDSFYADTPESGEPIPFELKDEPSVLQGYLEASNVSVVTEMVEMIEVNRSYEANQKTVQTQDSLLGKLINEVLR